In Mixophyes fleayi isolate aMixFle1 chromosome 4, aMixFle1.hap1, whole genome shotgun sequence, the following proteins share a genomic window:
- the LOC142150321 gene encoding E3 ubiquitin/ISG15 ligase TRIM25-like, with protein MASADLRDELNCSICLNIYTDPVTLRCGHNFCRVCINRVLDTQEGSGVYTCPECRAEFKKRPVVQRNITLCNIVRSFLSTRPDQEETGIFCTYCIHSLVPASKSCLHCEASLCDNHVRVHSKSAEHVLSDPTTSLGKRKCFVHKELFRYYCSEDATCICVSCSLIGEHRGHQINSLEGASEKKKEKLRNVLQKLTTKREETEKRVQSLQERRREDQEKAAGVTERVTALFRDIRRQLDDLEKRALSEISRQNESILLSVSDLIQQLEIKKDELSRKMRHIEELCNMSDPVTVLQEPDTGDLCDTEDRERHDDQVRGVGDLDVGLISEKLHTLSDIITGINTGIYMQEPTDILLDVNTAGNIIHVSGDMKTASWSHINQNRPETPERFQFPQVLSTRRFSSGQHYWEVDVSRSGWWRVGMCYPSIDRRGGQSLIGNNNKSWGLVFCRGVFNNQYAVIHDRKEIKLLDNIPHDRVRIYLDYEAGQMSFIELCDPIRHLHTVTATFTEPLHAALWVGDGNIIISEKIRSWEK; from the coding sequence atggcgtctgctgatctgagagaCGAGCTGAACTGTTCCATCTgtctgaacatttatacagatcctgtaacactgagatgtggacacaacttctgccgggtctgtattaatcgtgtgctggatacacaggagggatctggagtttatacctgtcctgaatgcagagcagagttCAAGAAACGTCCTGTAGTGCAAAGGAACATAACTCTGTGTAACATAGTGAGGAGTTTCCTGTCTACTCGGCCAGATCAGGAGGAGACTGGGATCTTCTGCACTTACTGTATCCACTCTCTTGTACCTGCTTCTAAATCCTGTCTGCATTGTGAAGCTTCTCTGTGTGATAATCATGTcagagtacacagcaagtcagcagaacacgTCTTATCTGATCCCACCACTTCCCTGGGGAAAAGAAAATGCTTTGTCCATAAAGAGCTATTTAGATATTACTGCAGTGAGGATGCTACATGTATCTGTGTCTCCTGCTCTTTAATTGGGGAACACAGGGGGCATCAGATCAATTCTCTAGAAGGGGCttctgagaagaagaaggagaaactaagaaatgttctgcagaaactgaccacaaagagagaggagactgagaaaagagtccagagtcttcaggagcgcaggagagaagaTCAGGAAAAAGCAGCTGGTGTAACAGAGAGAGTCACTGCCttgtttagagacatcaggagacagctggatGACCTAGAGAAGAGAGccctgagtgagatctccaggcagaACGAGAGCATTTtactctcagtctctgatctgatccagcagctggaaataaagaaggacgagctgtccaggaagatgcgtcacattgaggagctgtgtaacatgtctgatccagtgactgtcttacaggaaccagacacaggtgacttgtgtgatactgaggacagagagagacatgatgaccaggtccgtggtgtaggagatctggatgtgggtctcatctcagagaaattacacacattatctgatataataacaggtataaatACAGGGATCTATATGCAGGAAcctacagacatattactggatgtaaacacagctgGTAATATTATACATGTATCAGGTGACATGAAAACTGCATCCTGGTCACATATAAACCAGAATCGtccagaaacaccagagagatttcagTTTCCGCAGGTATTAAGCACCAGGAGATTTTCCTCAGGGCAACATTATTGGGAAGTGGATGTCAGTAGATCAGGATGGTGGagggtagggatgtgttatcccagtatagacaggagaggaggtCAGTCACTCATTGGCAACAATAACAAGTCCTGGGGTTTGGTTTTCTGCAGGGGTGTGTTTAATAATCAGTATGCAGTAATACATGACAGGAAAGAGATCAAGTTACTTGATAACATTCCCCATGATAGagtgaggatatatctggattatgaggctggacagaTGTCCTTTATTGAGctgtgtgacccgatcagacacttacacaccgtcactgccaccttcactgagcccctccatgctgctttatGGGTGGGGGATGGTAATATAATTATATCTGAAAAAATCAGGAGCTGGGAGAAATGA